A stretch of the Phyllopteryx taeniolatus isolate TA_2022b chromosome 5, UOR_Ptae_1.2, whole genome shotgun sequence genome encodes the following:
- the LOC133477980 gene encoding bisphosphoglycerate mutase-like has translation MSMYKLFLLRHGEGAWNRENRFCSWVDRKLSEDGVKEARDCGRLLKEFDIVSTSILTRSIQTAWLVLEAMGQEWVPVVKSWRLNERHYGALIGLNQGEMAAQHGEENVKLWRRSYDVTPPPMDESDPYFSEIYTDRRHSTSDVEKEKLPRAESVKEVSDRLLPYWESTVVPEICQGRTVLIAAYGNSCRALPGISDEDIAGVTAGAGHAVEA, from the exons ATGTCCATGTACAAACTCTTTCTGCTGAGGCATGGGGAGGGGGCGTGGAACCGGGAGAACCGTTTCTGCAGCTGGGTGGACCGGAAGCTGAGCGAGGACGGCGTGAAGGAGGCCCGGGATTGTGGCCGGCTCCTGAAGGAGTTTGACATAGTGTCCACCTCCATCCTCACCCGCTCCATCCAGACGGCCTGGCTGGTCCTGGAGGCCATGGGGCAGGAGTGGGTCCCTGTGGTGAAGTCGTGGAGGCTCAACGAGCGTCACTACGGAGCCCTGATTGGCTTGAACCAGGGAGAAATGGCCGCCCAACACGGAGAGGAGAATGTGAAGCTGTGGCGGAGGAGCTACGACGTCACGCCGCCTCCCATGGACGAATCGGACCCGTACTTCAGTGAAATCTACACCGATCGCAGACACAGCACGTCCGACGTAGAGAAGGAGAAGCTGCCTCGGGCCGAGAGCGTGAAGGAGGTGTCGGACAGACTGCTGCCATATTGGGAAAGCACTGTGGTCCCCGAGATATGCCAAGGCAGGACGGTGCTGATTGCGGCTTATGGAAACAGCTGCAGGGCCCTTCCAG GGATATCGGATGAGGATATCGCCGGCGTGACTGCTGGAGCTGGACACGCGGTTGAAGCCTGA
- the LOC133478134 gene encoding caldesmon-like: MDDDFDRRMELRRQRREQMRLEAEKIGYTDDDDDGGEAAREQRRRAREERKKMRESEESGDVINANDVAESKASCSSAMSIAVTDDEQALEERLAKREERRQKRMQEAIERQKELDPSFAAANGIDGSPENQADVDGGRLRDAEEEEDEEEKQVQEEVTDDDTKEEDKTEAEDEEEAAPDVDKEEEKQQRIRKEEEEDRQQKEMEEKRRIEDEERQKKEERKKREEEERQEREMEERRKKEEEEEQKRELEERRRKEEEEAEKRKREMEEEKKRREEREKWELEEKKRKEEEEKRQKEAEEKNKEDEQKRKEMDERKKKEEKRKREAEEKNKKDEEEKRKKREIEEKKKKDENGTAKQNGALIENKLKKPDKLSRNDVPSVEPAFSERQEAERQEAERKLQQLQQRRHDAESEEMEKMKQKQHHAEAELEELKSKREERRKVLGEEEKQRKRQLEDKKSKEQEERKRMKEEIEKRRAEAAEKKKQLGQEPLKPSFTISPKGSSKIGEKAEFLSKSAQKSVRATHAPIVSKIGSRLEQYASAIQGNKEVKSPKPLMADIPSGGTRSIKSMWESGNVSDNQVNKDCVSIKGSVVSRTTKPAQADKTPPAAAVVTKAATRPDKTQPPAEQRTNDVNKQSDVCNKRNMWETKKSSTPAKVLVGVKSKFA, encoded by the exons ATGGACGACGACTTTGACCGCCGCATGGAGCTGAGGAGGCAGAGGAGAGAGCAAATGCGCCTGGAGGCCGAGAA AATAGGTTAcaccgacgacgacgacgacggcgggGAAGCGGCTCGTGAGCAAAGGAGACGTGCGAgggaggagaggaagaagatgagagAATCAGAAGAATCCGGCGACGTGATCAACGCCAACGA TGTGGCGGAGAGCAAAGCCTCATGTTCCTCTGCCATGAGTATCGCGGTCACAGATGACGAGCAGGCTCTGGAGGAGCGCCTGGCCAAGAGGGAGGAGCGAAGGcagaagaggatgcaggaggCCATCGAGAGGCAGAAGGAGTTGGACCCAAGCTTCGCCGCGGCCAACGGGATCGACGGGTCGCCAGAAAACCAGGCGGACGTCGACGGAGGGAGGCTGAGAGAcgcagaagaggaggaggacgaggaggagaaaCAAGTCCAGGAGGAGGTGACTGATGATGATACAAAGGAAGAG GACAAGACTGAAgctgaggacgaggaagaggcTGCTCCTGATGTTgacaaggaagaagaaaaacagcaaaGGATAaggaaagaagaggaggaggaccgTCAGCAGaaagaaatggaggaaaagagGAGGATAGAGGATGAAGAGAGGCAGAAaaaagaggagaggaagaagagagaagaggaggagcgaCAGGAAAGGGAAAtggaggagaggaggaaaaaggaagaggaggaagaacaaAAGCGGGAGCTGGAGGAGAGACGcaggaaagaggaggaggaggcggagaagCGAAAACGggagatggaggaggagaaaaaacgGAGGGAGGAGCGAGAAAAATGGGAGctggaggagaagaagaggaaagaggaggaagaaaaacgGCAGAAAGAAGCAGAGGAGAAAAACAAGGAGGACGAGCAGAAGAGGAAAGAGATGGATgagaggaaaaagaaagaagaaaaacggAAAAGGGAAGCCGAGGAGAAGAATAAGAAAGATGAGGAGGAGAAACGCAAAAAGAGAGAGAtagaggagaagaaaaagaaagatgag AATGGAACAGCCAAACAGAATGGAGCACTCATTGAGAATAAACTGAAAAAGCCAGACAAGCTATCCAG AAACGACGTTCCTTCAGTGGAGCCGGCATTCTCGGAGCGCCAGGAGGCCGAGCGCCAGGAGGCCGAGCGCAAGCTGCAGCAGCTCCAGCAGCGGCGGCACGACGCCGAGAGCGAGGAGATGGAGAAGATGAAGCAGAAGCAGCACCACGCCGAGGCCGAGCTGGAGGAACTGAAGAGCAAGagggaggagaggaggaaggtCCTCGGGGAGGAGGAGAAGCAGAGGAAACGACAGCTGGAGGACAAGAAGAGCAAAGAGCAG gaggagaggaagaggatgaaGGAGGAGATCGAGAAGAGGAGAGCGGAGGCTgcagagaagaagaagcagctgGGGCAAGAGCCGCTGAAGCCCTCGTTCACCATCAGCCCCAAAGGTTCATCCAAG ATTGGGGAGAAGGCGGAATTCTTGAGCAAATCGGCTCAGAAAAG CGTGAGAGCGACGCACGCACCCATCGTCTCCAAGATCGGCAGCAGACTAGAACAGTACGCCTCCGCCATCCAG GGGAACAAAGAGGTGAAGTCCCCCAAGCCTCTCATGGCTGACATCCCCTCAGGCGGCACCCGCAGCATCAAGAGCATGTGGGAGAGCGGCAACGTCTCTGACAATCAAGTAAATAAG GATTGCGTGTCTATTAAGGGAAGCGTCGTCAGTCGGACAACGAAGCCTGCACAGGCCGATAAGACGCCACCTGCAGCAGCGGTGGTGACGAAGGCTGCAACAAGGCCTGATAAAACCCAGCCTCCTGCAGAACAACGCACTAAT GACGTGAATAAGCAAAGCGATGTCTGTAACAAGCGCAACATGTGGGAAACCAAAAAGAGCTCGACGCCAGCcaag GTGTTGGTTGGAGTCAAAAGCAAGTTTGCTTAA
- the LOC133478140 gene encoding troponin I, slow skeletal muscle-like yields the protein MLPLLSHYESMSPSAYMLRPSRPKISASRRLFLKTKMMKKATVMLENDKQVRRDERERTLTEKVPELQMSNLSTQELQNLCKELHQKIDVVDEDRYDIALKVAKNDIELRDLSQKIYELKGKMKRPNLKRVRVSADAMLGALLGAKVKESVDFKANLKTVKKEEEKKEEVTDWRKNVDAMGTGMEGRMKLFNAGQ from the exons ATGTTGCCTCTACTCTCTCACTATGAATCAATGTCACCTTCTGCTTACATGCTCAGGCCTTCG AGACCAAAAATCTCTGCATCTCGCAGACTATTTTTGAAG ACCAAAATGATGAAGAAGGCCACGGTGATGCTGGAGAATGACAAGCAAGTAAGACGAGACGAACGGGAGAGAACCCTGACTGAGAAAGTTCCGGAACTCCAGATGTCCAACCTGTCTACACAGGAACTGCAG AATCTTTGCAAAGAGCTACACCAGAAGATTGATGTCGTTGATGAGGATCGTTATGACATTGCTTTAAAGGTGGCCAAAAATGATATAGAG ttgcggGACCTGTCTCAGAAGATCTACGAGCTGAAGGGCAAAATGAAGAGGCCGAACCTGAAGAGGGTGAGGGTGTCTGCAGACGCCATGTTGGGAGCGCTGCTGGGTGCCAAAGTCAAAGAGTCTGTGGACTTCAAGGCTAACCTCAAGACTGTgaagaaagaggaggagaag AAAGAGGAAGTGACAGACTGGCGTAAGAACGTGGATGCCATGGGTACGGGTATGGAGGGCAGAATGAAACTGTTCAATGCCGGCCAGTAG
- the bpgm gene encoding bisphosphoglycerate mutase, protein MIGGSAIRIGQASCRSCERFHGRAKYYQHRRCYLPTAFKSHIGIVVLLISMYKLFLLRHGEGAWNRENRFCSWVDQKLSEDGVKEARDCGRLLKELGYKFDIAFTSILSRSIQTAWLVLEAMGQEWVPVVKSWRLNERHYGALIGLNRAEMAAQHGEEKVKLWRRSYDVTPPAIDESHPYFSEIYTDRRYSTCDVEKEKLPRAESLKEVLERLLPYWESTVIPEIRQGRTVLIAAHGNSCRALLKHLEGISDDDIASVTLPTGIPVLLELDAQLKPVKARQLLGDQQKIQAAIKKVEDQGKAKAST, encoded by the exons ATGATTGGGGGCTCCGCTATTCGGATTGGACAGGCAAGCTGTCGATCATGCGAACGCTTTCATGGCCGGGCTAAATATTATCAACATCGTCGCTGCTACCTTCCCACCGCATTTAAAAGCCACATAGG GATTGTGGTGCTGCTGATATCGATGTACAAACTCTTTCTGCTGAGGCATGGGGAGGGGGCGTGGAACCGCGAGAACCGTTTCTGCAGCTGGGTGGACCAGAAGCTGAGCGAGGACGGTGTAAAGGAGGCCCGGGATTGTGGCCGGCTCCTGAAGGAGCTGGGCTACAAGTTCGACATAGCGTTCACCTCCATCCTCAGTCGCTCCATCCAGACGGCCTGGCTGGTCCTGGAGGCCATGGGGCAGGAGTGGGTCCCCGTGGTGAAGTCGTGGAGGCTCAACGAGCGTCACTACGGAGCCCTGATTGGCTTGAACCGGGCAGAAATGGCCGCCCAACACGGGGAGGAGAAGGTGAAGCTGTGGCGGAGGAGCTACGACGTCACGCCGCCTGCCATAGATGAATCGCACCCGTACTTCAGCGAAATCTACACCGATCGCAGATACAGCACGTGCGACGTAGAGAAGGAAAAGCTGCCTCGAGCCGAGAGCCTGAAGGAGGTGTTGGAGAGACTGCTGCCATATTGGGAAAGCACTGTAATCCCCGAGATTCGCCAAGGCAGGACGGTGCTGATTGCGGCTCATGGAAACAGCTGCAGGGCCCTGCTGAAACACCTGGAAG GGATTTCGGATGACGATATCGCCAGCGTGACTTTGCCGACGGGAATTCCCGTGCTGCTGGAGCTGGATGCACAGCTGAAGCCCGTGAAGGCTCGCCAGCTACTGGGAGATCAGCAGAAAATCCAGGCAGCCATTAAGAAGGTGGAGGATCAGGGAAAAGCCAAGGCGTCAACTTGA